The proteins below come from a single Oxyura jamaicensis isolate SHBP4307 breed ruddy duck chromosome 1, BPBGC_Ojam_1.0, whole genome shotgun sequence genomic window:
- the HDAC10 gene encoding polyamine deacetylase HDAC10 isoform X1, which translates to MASGTALIYDEEMTSHKLLWHDPICDIEVPERLSASYEQLQFYHLVERCVHVPAREGTEEEILLVHSSEHLEVAKSTQTMDEEELKRVSGNYDAFFFHPNTYCCARLAVGATLQLVDSVMLGKACNGMALVRPPGHHSQRNAANGFCLFNNVAIAAEYAKLKYGLQRILIVDWDVHHGQGTQYTFEEDPSVLYFSWHRYEHQEFWPSLKESDYDAVGLGKGKGFNINLPWNKVGMGNSDYLAAFFHVLLPMAFEFDPELVLVSSGYDSGIGDPEGQMNATPEVFAHLTQFLMQLANGKLCVVLEGGYHLKSLSESVCVTVKTLLRDPIPQVTGEMAPCLSAIESIQNVRAAHKPYWKWLMYEDTSFLHNLSTKSHLAKTSNTNPSTDHEDKIINNNEAVKIERFLELHMRNILSPVPSIRTATTESKASAFLLPAPVCVVKEMDKNEVKALASDLYADLVKEDKTLHSLGSMLAVLDKILKKEVCNGIADSLTASVSVGVALRYSVHFGFQRVLCIFVGDLQIIPNTEDGKVLMINVCEKEQSGKIGSKYFISLNWKEDADKNDFYSAVLGFILPVAYSYQPDLIVIAVGPNRSIGISGISLLFGLLQGLAESRILAVIEDTDVNLMQNVAKALAGASVPHVGAYVPPTQEKAHKIKILKDQLQQDWKMLQCSVKDGISSN; encoded by the exons ATGGCTTCAGGAACAGCATTGATTTATGATGAGGAAATGACCAGTCATAAACTACTTTGGCATGA TCCTATTTGTGATATTGAAGTGCCAGAAAGACTGTCAGCCTCCTATGAGCAGCTTCAATTTTACCATCTTGTGGAAAGATGTGTCCATGTGCCTGCcagagaaggaacagaagagGAGATCCTGTTAGTTCACAG TTCAGAACACTTGGAAGTTGCAAAAAGCACACAGACAATGGATgaagaagaactgaaaagagTGTCTGGGAATTatgatgcttttttctttcatccg aaCACTTACTGCTGTGCCAGACTAGCAGTGGGAGCAACTTTGCAACTAGTGGACTCTGTGATGTTAGGCAAAGCGTGCAATGGAATGGCATTAGTAAG gCCTCCAGGTCACCACAGTCAGAGAAATGCAGCTAATGGGTTCTGTTTATTCAACAACGTTGCTATTGCAGCAGAATATGCAAAATTGAAATACGGTCTACAGAG AATCCTAATTGTTGACTGGGATGTGCACCACGGGCAAGGAACTCAGTATACATTTGAAGAGGATCCAAG tgttttgtatttttcctggCATCGCTATGAACATCAAGAATTCTGGCCATCACTCAAAGAATCTGATTATGATGCTGTAGgcttgggaaaaggaaaaggctttaATATAAATTTGCCCTGGAATAAG GTTGGGATGGGAAATTCAGATTAccttgctgcattttttcatgtgttgCTTCCAATGGCTTTTGAG TTTGATCCTGAACTGGTTCTTGTTTCCTCTGGGTATGATTCAGGAATTGGAGACCCTGAA GGTCAGATGAATGCCACTCCTGAGGTTTTTGCCCACCTTACTCAGTTCCTGATGCAGTTAGCTAATGGGAAGCTGTGTGTCGTCCTAGAG GGTGGATACCACTTGAAGTCCTTGTCTGAATCAGTCTGCGTGACTGTAAAAACTTTGCTTAGAGATCCTATACCTCAAGTAACTGGAGAAATGGCCCCTTGCCTAAG TGCTATTGAATCTATTCAGAATGTGAGAGCAGCACATAAACCCTACTGGAAATGGTTGATGTATGAAG aCACATCGTTCTTGCATAATTTGAGCACCAAATCACACTTAGCAAAGACAAGTAATACAAATCCCTCTACAGACCATGAAGATAAGATAATTAACAACAATGAAGCTGTCAAAATAGAAAGGTTTCTGGAATTGCACATGAGAAATATTCTATCTCCAGTGCCTTCCATCAGAACAGCAACAACTGAGTCAAAAGCTTCAGCATTCTTGCTCCCAGCACCTGTTTGTGTGGTGAAGGAAATGgacaaaaatgaagtgaaagctCTTGCCAG TGACCTTTATGCAGATCTTGTGAAAGAGGACAAAACCTTGCACTCTCTTGGCAGTATGTTGGCCGTCCTAGATAAAATACTAAAGAAGGAG gTATGCAATGGAATTGCAGATTCACTCAcagcttctgtttctgttggtgTAGCACTAAGATATTCTGTTCATTTTGGATTTCAAAG AGTGCTTTGCATATTTGTTGGAGACCTGCAGATCATACCAAACACAGAAGATGG AAAAGTACTTATGATAAATGTTTGCGAGAAAGAACAATCTGGAAAGATCGGCtctaaatactttatttctctAAACTGGAAAGAG GATGCGGACAAGAATGACTTCTATTCTGCTGTACTTGGATTCATTCTTCCTGTAGCATATAGTTATCAACCTGATTTGATAGTAATAGCTGTTGGACCAAACAGGAGCATTGGAATAAGTggaatttctcttctttttggtTTACTACAAGGACTAGCAGAATCTCGAATTCTTGCAGTGATTGAG GACACAGATGTAAATCTAATGCAAAATGTAGCCAAAGCACTAGCAGGTGCTTCTGTGCCTCATGTTGGAGCTTATGTACCTCCTACCCaagaaaaagcacataaaataaaaatattaaaagaccAGCTTCAGCAGGACTGGAAAATGCTTCAGTGCTCAG TGAAGGATGGGATTTCAAGTAATTGA
- the HDAC10 gene encoding polyamine deacetylase HDAC10 isoform X2: protein MASGTALIYDEEMTSHKLLWHDPICDIEVPERLSASYEQLQFYHLVERCVHVPAREGTEEEILLVHSSEHLEVAKSTQTMDEEELKRVSGNYDAFFFHPNTYCCARLAVGATLQLVDSVMLGKACNGMALVRPPGHHSQRNAANGFCLFNNVAIAAEYAKLKYGLQRILIVDWDVHHGQGTQYTFEEDPSVLYFSWHRYEHQEFWPSLKESDYDAVGLGKGKGFNINLPWNKVGMGNSDYLAAFFHVLLPMAFEFDPELVLVSSGYDSGIGDPEGQMNATPEVFAHLTQFLMQLANGKLCVVLEGGYHLKSLSESVCVTVKTLLRDPIPQVTGEMAPCLSAIESIQNVRAAHKPYWKWLMYEDTSFLHNLSTKSHLAKTSNTNPSTDHEDKIINNNEAVKIERFLELHMRNILSPVPSIRTATTESKASAFLLPAPVCVVKEMDKNEVKALASDLYADLVKEDKTLHSLGSMLAVLDKILKKEVCNGIADSLTASVSVGVALRYSVHFGFQRVLCIFVGDLQIIPNTEDGMRTRMTSILLYLDSFFL from the exons ATGGCTTCAGGAACAGCATTGATTTATGATGAGGAAATGACCAGTCATAAACTACTTTGGCATGA TCCTATTTGTGATATTGAAGTGCCAGAAAGACTGTCAGCCTCCTATGAGCAGCTTCAATTTTACCATCTTGTGGAAAGATGTGTCCATGTGCCTGCcagagaaggaacagaagagGAGATCCTGTTAGTTCACAG TTCAGAACACTTGGAAGTTGCAAAAAGCACACAGACAATGGATgaagaagaactgaaaagagTGTCTGGGAATTatgatgcttttttctttcatccg aaCACTTACTGCTGTGCCAGACTAGCAGTGGGAGCAACTTTGCAACTAGTGGACTCTGTGATGTTAGGCAAAGCGTGCAATGGAATGGCATTAGTAAG gCCTCCAGGTCACCACAGTCAGAGAAATGCAGCTAATGGGTTCTGTTTATTCAACAACGTTGCTATTGCAGCAGAATATGCAAAATTGAAATACGGTCTACAGAG AATCCTAATTGTTGACTGGGATGTGCACCACGGGCAAGGAACTCAGTATACATTTGAAGAGGATCCAAG tgttttgtatttttcctggCATCGCTATGAACATCAAGAATTCTGGCCATCACTCAAAGAATCTGATTATGATGCTGTAGgcttgggaaaaggaaaaggctttaATATAAATTTGCCCTGGAATAAG GTTGGGATGGGAAATTCAGATTAccttgctgcattttttcatgtgttgCTTCCAATGGCTTTTGAG TTTGATCCTGAACTGGTTCTTGTTTCCTCTGGGTATGATTCAGGAATTGGAGACCCTGAA GGTCAGATGAATGCCACTCCTGAGGTTTTTGCCCACCTTACTCAGTTCCTGATGCAGTTAGCTAATGGGAAGCTGTGTGTCGTCCTAGAG GGTGGATACCACTTGAAGTCCTTGTCTGAATCAGTCTGCGTGACTGTAAAAACTTTGCTTAGAGATCCTATACCTCAAGTAACTGGAGAAATGGCCCCTTGCCTAAG TGCTATTGAATCTATTCAGAATGTGAGAGCAGCACATAAACCCTACTGGAAATGGTTGATGTATGAAG aCACATCGTTCTTGCATAATTTGAGCACCAAATCACACTTAGCAAAGACAAGTAATACAAATCCCTCTACAGACCATGAAGATAAGATAATTAACAACAATGAAGCTGTCAAAATAGAAAGGTTTCTGGAATTGCACATGAGAAATATTCTATCTCCAGTGCCTTCCATCAGAACAGCAACAACTGAGTCAAAAGCTTCAGCATTCTTGCTCCCAGCACCTGTTTGTGTGGTGAAGGAAATGgacaaaaatgaagtgaaagctCTTGCCAG TGACCTTTATGCAGATCTTGTGAAAGAGGACAAAACCTTGCACTCTCTTGGCAGTATGTTGGCCGTCCTAGATAAAATACTAAAGAAGGAG gTATGCAATGGAATTGCAGATTCACTCAcagcttctgtttctgttggtgTAGCACTAAGATATTCTGTTCATTTTGGATTTCAAAG AGTGCTTTGCATATTTGTTGGAGACCTGCAGATCATACCAAACACAGAAGATGG GATGCGGACAAGAATGACTTCTATTCTGCTGTACTTGGATTCATTCTTCCTGTAG
- the LOC118177105 gene encoding secreted frizzled-related protein 2-like has protein sequence MLLTAKILVFTLSGFLRLAMCFDIGLTTKCVEIPEEMDMCHEIGYSEMRLPNLMGHTSMAEVILKSTTWQHLVHTDCHPHVRTFLCSLFAPICLDTFIHPCRSMCVGVRDSCAPVLACHGHSWPASLDCDRFPADEDMCLASLTKEYKYLHKVLPKPACQTCPAVEEFFTHKRVLEVFCDNNFAVKVKLSKKRTLLGDQEYNIECQVEFITQGSLLPYETQHMIQQWLLINENCTQKMTQTHRPMVYLLVGKVEEGIVLVNQVYRWQRRDSQLTLATQKWRYHKCL, from the exons ATGTTATTGACAgcaaaaatacttgttttcacTCTGAGTGGTTTCCTAAGACTGGCAATGTGCTTCGACATTGGATTAACCACCAAATGTGTAGAGATACCTGAGGAGATGGACATGTGCCACGAGATTGGGTACTCCGAAATGAGGCTTCCCAACCTGATGGGACACACAAGCATGGCAGAGGTTATCCTAAAATCCACCACCTGGCAGCACCTGGTGCACACAGACTGTCACCCTCACGTGAGGACATTCCTCTGCTCTCTGTTTGCACCCATCTGTTTAGATAC ATTCATCCATCCTTGTAGGAGCATGTGTGTTGGTGTCCGGGACAGCTGCGCACCCGTGCTTGCCTGCCATGGGCACTCCTGGCCAGCCAGCCTGGACTGCGACCGATTCCCTGCAGATGAGGACATGTGTCTGGCATCGCTTACAAAGGAATATAAATACTTGCACAAAG TCCTACCAAAGCCTGCATGCCAGACCTGCCCAGCAGTGGAGGAATTCTTTACACACAAAAGAGTTCTTGAAGTTTTCTGTGACAATAACTTCG cagtGAAAGTAAAGCTATccaaaaaaagaacattacTTGGTGACCAAGAGTATAACATTGAATGCCAAGTGGAATTCATTACCCAGGGCTCACTCTTGCCTTATGAAACTCAGCACATGATACAACAGTGGCTGCTTATCAATGAAAACTGTACACAGAAGATGACTCAAACCCATCGTCCTATGGTATATCTCCTTGTGGGAAAGGTTGAAGAGGGTATCGTTTTAGTGAATCAGGTTTACCGCTGGCAGAGAAGGGACTCCCAGCTGACTTTGGCCACTCAGAAGTGGAGATACCATAAGTGCTTGTAA